CACGTATAGGTCGAGCCAGCCATCGTTGTCGAGGTCGCCAAACACGCCCGACCAGCTCCAGCCGGTGGCGTCGACGCCGCGATCATAGGCCTGGTTGAGCAGCTGGCCGTCGGCGCCGCGCACCTGCAGCACATTCTCGACGATCTGCCGGTCGCCTGGTACTGGTGGGCTCCACATTGCGCGCATCATCGGCTGCCAGCGCGCCAGGCTGGCCACGCTGGTATCGTAGGGCTTCATATCGCTGGCGAACAGCGCATCGTGGCCCTGGTTATCGATATCGCCCTGGTCGAAGCCCATGGTGCTATGGCTGGTGGCGCGAAACGGCTCGGCCGCAGCCCAGCCGTTGCCGCGCTGCTGCCAGTACATGTCGGGTGTCGCGAAGTCGTTGCCGATCGCGATGTCGGGCCGGCCATCGTCGTTCTGGTCGAACAGCGTAATCGCCAGCGCCTGCGATTTGGGTGCCAGCAGCGTGGGCGCGAACCCCTCAAAGGGTTTCACTTGACAAACGGCGGTGGACAGGACGCCATCCTTTGGTATGATCATGCGTGCCAACACTTGAACGCACCAAGGAGGATTCCATGCCCACCGCACCCGTGTATGATAGCAT
The sequence above is drawn from the Candidatus Kouleothrix ribensis genome and encodes:
- a CDS encoding CRTAC1 family protein, with the protein product MIIPKDGVLSTAVCQVKPFEGFAPTLLAPKSQALAITLFDQNDDGRPDIAIGNDFATPDMYWQQRGNGWAAAEPFRATSHSTMGFDQGDIDNQGHDALFASDMKPYDTSVASLARWQPMMRAMWSPPVPGDRQIVENVLQVRGADGQLLNQAYDRGVDATGWSWSGVFGDLDNDGWLDLYVVNGMIESELFGYLPGGELVEQNQALRNDHTGRFVRTPAWGLGSTRSGRGMAMADLDGDGDLDIVVNNLSTPAQLFENQLCSGTSLEVELRWPASMNTRALGATLIVHTNAGDYQRSVRASAGYLSGASARQHFGLARGTLLRQLEIRWPDGAVSAIDSPEPATLLIVTRP